Within the Candidatus Neomarinimicrobiota bacterium genome, the region GAAAGATGACCTCCTCCATGCGGGAACTGCGCAATACGCTCTGCTTCTGCTCCCCTAATACCCACCGCAATGCATCCACGATATTCGTTTTGCCGCAGCCGTTGGGTCCCACCACCCCGGTGATGCCTTCGCCAAAATTCAGTGCCGTACGCTGCCCAAAGGATTTAAAGCCGTGCAGGGTGAGATTGGATATATACATGCTGTTACGCCGGGACGGTCTCCCAACGACCAGCGCCAACCGAGTTCAGCATCATCGCCTAACTCAATACTTAAAGTGATACATTATATAACTGGCGCCCAAGTCCTAAGGCTTAAGGACAAACCAAGATTCACTTGCAGCGATTTCTGTGTTCCGGCGGGCACATAATCAGAGGCGCCGGAGGGCAGGCAACTACCGCCGCGATGCAACCATTGTGGGTTGGCCCTAGCGCGGCTTCTGCCCACTGGAATAGACGACCTTCAGATAGACGCCCCCGTACTTGGGAAATAAATCATTGGTGAACGAAGTCACGGTGGCCTGATAGCCCATTTCGATGCGGTAAATAGCAGTACCCGTGTAAATCGAAGCCCCCACACCCGCCTGCAAAATGGGGGCCCATCTGAATGAGACCTCAGCAAACAGATTTCCCAGGCTGCCTTCCTGGGCCAAATATCCTGATGCTCCCAATTCCAGCACGGTATGCGGGAAAAATCCCCCTGCCAGGCTCTCCCGGAACAACAGGTGGCGCCAGCCCGAGCTCAACTCCAGATAATATTTCCGGGAGG harbors:
- a CDS encoding AAA family ATPase, giving the protein MYISNLTLHGFKSFGQRTALNFGEGITGVVGPNGCGKTNIVDALRWVLGEQKQSVLRSSRMEEVIF